The Haploplasma axanthum region ACTTGTTGGTGTTGCTAGTCCAAGTGCACATGGACATGAAACTACTAAAACAGCGATTGCAGGAGATATTGCTCCACTAAATGTTTCTTTTGAAATAACTAAATACCCAATTAATACTAAAGCACTTAGTATAACAACAATTGGAACAAAAATACTTGAGATTTTGTCAGCAATTCTTTGTGCTTTTGGTTTTATAAGTGAAGTTTCTTCAACAGTTTGAATTATTTTCGCTAAAACTGTTTCACTTCCAATTTTTGTAACTTTTATTTTAATTGTTTCCATAATATTCATTGATGATCCTATTACCTCATCACCTTGTTTTTTAACAACTGGCATCGATTCACCCGTTAACATAGATTCATCAACATAAGTTTTTCCTTCAATGATTATTCCGTCAACAGGGATTTTATCATATCCTTTAACAATAACAATATCATCAATTACTACATCATCAATTGGAATTGTTACTTCTATTCCATTTCTAATAACAATCGCTTCCTTAGCACCTAAGCTTAAGAGTCCTGTTAGGGTCGCACTTGTTTTTGCTTTAATTCTGTTTTCAAAATAGTTCCCAATTAAGACCATTAAAATAATTACTGCTGTCGTTTCAAAATAAAGATCATGAGTATGACCATGATTCTTGATAGTTGTAAATATGCTATATAAATATGCACTTGTTGTACCTATAACAACTAAAGAATCCATTCCTAAGTTTCTTGCTTTAACTGAATGCCAAGTGGCATTAAAAAATCTTCTTCCTGAAATAAATAAAACTGGTGTTGCCATTATCCATTGAAAATATCCATTCATGAAAATACTTGGAACTTTTATAAAAGTGGCTCCAAGATGCTCAAACATTGTAAATAAAAGTGGAATAGTAAAAATAATTGCAATCACTAAATCAATTAAATCTTTTCTTTTTGATTTTTTTTCTTTTTCATCATCTTTAATTCCATAATAACCAATTTGTAATAATTGATCAAATAAAAAATCTTCATTATACTTTGATTCGTCATATGTGAATATTACTGCGCTTGATGTTACTAAAACTTTTGCGTTAATATCTGTCATTTTATTGAAATGTTGTTCAATTGTTTTGGCACAATTAGTACATGTTATATTGCTTACTTTTATTCTTTTACGCATTTTTTTCACCTTGAATGAATTTATTTACACTATTAATGATTGTTGAAACATTTTCATCATTTAGTTTATAATAAACCATTTTTCCTTTTTTTGTTGATGTAACTAAATTATATTTCTTTAATGTCTTCATTTGATGTGAAACTGCACTTTTAGTTACACCTAACAAATGACCTAAGTCACAAACGCATAGTTCGTGATCTTTAATTGCTTCTAAAATTTTAACTCTTGTAAAATCTGCCATTATTTTAAAAAAATCACTTATCTCATTAATTTTTTGATTACTTAATATTTGTTCCTCTACCTCATTTAAAACATCTTCATGAAATATCGTACAATTACAATTATCGCCACAAGTCTTCATAATTACCACCTTTCAGTTGAATGATTACTCAACTATTATATAACCATAATTTACTTTTGTCAATAAAAAAACAGCCTAAGCTGTTTCTATTTCTTCATTTGAATTTCTAGATATTCATCATATGTCATTGGTTGATCAATGATTGTTCCATCTTCTTTAATTTCAATTATACGGTTAGCTGTTGTTTGAACTAACTCATGGTCAGTCGATGAAAATAAAACAACTCCCTCAAAAGAACTCATACCTTTATTTAAAGATGTTATTGATTCCATATCTAAATGGTGTGTTGGTTCGTCAAAAATCATTAAGTTTGAACCTTCAAGCATCATTCTAGATAATAAAACACGTACCTTTTCTCCACCTGATAATACTTTAATCTCTTTAAACACATCATCACCTGAGAACAACATTCTTCCTAAGAATCCTCTTAAAAATGCAACTTCCTTATTTTCAGTATAATTTGATAACCAATCAATGATTTTGTCATT contains the following coding sequences:
- a CDS encoding ArsR/SmtB family transcription factor, which codes for MKTCGDNCNCTIFHEDVLNEVEEQILSNQKINEISDFFKIMADFTRVKILEAIKDHELCVCDLGHLLGVTKSAVSHQMKTLKKYNLVTSTKKGKMVYYKLNDENVSTIINSVNKFIQGEKNA
- a CDS encoding heavy metal translocating P-type ATPase, which codes for MRKRIKVSNITCTNCAKTIEQHFNKMTDINAKVLVTSSAVIFTYDESKYNEDFLFDQLLQIGYYGIKDDEKEKKSKRKDLIDLVIAIIFTIPLLFTMFEHLGATFIKVPSIFMNGYFQWIMATPVLFISGRRFFNATWHSVKARNLGMDSLVVIGTTSAYLYSIFTTIKNHGHTHDLYFETTAVIILMVLIGNYFENRIKAKTSATLTGLLSLGAKEAIVIRNGIEVTIPIDDVVIDDIVIVKGYDKIPVDGIIIEGKTYVDESMLTGESMPVVKKQGDEVIGSSMNIMETIKIKVTKIGSETVLAKIIQTVEETSLIKPKAQRIADKISSIFVPIVVILSALVLIGYLVISKETFSGAISPAIAVLVVSCPCALGLATPTSISVSSGMAFKEGVLYKGGEFFEIANKITAIAFDKTGTLTNGKPNVTNYLGNEEYLKYTASLEKHSNHPIATSITKYYKDEFLDVKNFETLIGYGIKGIINKKQVYVVSISYINEKNLKLNNEFMEYEKYQEEGKTVFFTVIDNEIVNMIAVADELKPSSFALIKELKRRNITPYMITGDQEKTAKYIAGLLGIEKIYAKVLPHEKANIIQDIQKHEKVVAFVGDGINDAPALKMADVGFAIGTGADIAIDTADVTLMNNDLKTVLYAIDLSKATLRNIYLNFFWAFIYNIVMIPLAALGLFNPMLAGFGMAFSSIMVVLNALSLKLWKFKYREEIKNENN